A stretch of Halocalculus aciditolerans DNA encodes these proteins:
- a CDS encoding tRNA sulfurtransferase translates to MQPPGADCVLVRHGDVGVKSSRVQGKMEQRLAENIEALLADRGIPGSVERQWGRLVIRETDPDAAADAASDAFGVVSASPARSVTPEMDDITGVLAETARDAYTEGAFAVDARRAGEHDFTSEDVGRVGGQAVWEAVEDAFDPEVDLDDPDVTFSVEVRAEEAFVFLENREGPGGLPLGTQNPLVALVSGGIDSPVAAYLGMKRGAPIIPVYLDLGPFGGPDHEARAVETVRRLADFAPNYDMTVRRVAAGEYAQRLHDEVGKTRMLSYRRFMYMVAEEIAHETGAVGIVTGEAIGQKSSQTTTNLGVVDRATSLPVHRPLLTMDKQEIIALARDLDTYRDSTMNVGCERLAPNSPETKGSHAATIDAEPDALPEWARAAAQSATTIDPRGELGEVDAR, encoded by the coding sequence ATGCAGCCGCCGGGAGCCGATTGCGTCCTCGTGAGGCACGGGGACGTCGGCGTGAAGAGTAGCCGCGTGCAGGGGAAGATGGAGCAGCGGCTCGCCGAGAACATCGAGGCGCTCCTCGCGGACAGAGGGATTCCGGGGAGCGTCGAACGCCAGTGGGGGCGGCTCGTGATTCGGGAGACCGACCCCGACGCGGCGGCGGACGCCGCGAGCGACGCGTTCGGCGTCGTCTCCGCTAGCCCCGCGCGAAGCGTCACCCCCGAGATGGACGACATCACCGGCGTCCTCGCCGAAACCGCGCGCGACGCCTATACGGAGGGCGCGTTCGCCGTCGACGCCCGCCGCGCCGGCGAGCACGACTTCACGAGCGAGGACGTCGGCCGCGTGGGCGGACAGGCCGTCTGGGAAGCGGTGGAAGACGCCTTCGACCCCGAAGTCGACCTCGACGACCCCGACGTGACGTTCTCCGTCGAAGTCCGAGCGGAAGAGGCGTTCGTCTTCCTCGAAAACCGGGAGGGCCCGGGCGGCCTCCCGCTCGGGACGCAGAACCCGCTCGTCGCGCTCGTCTCCGGCGGAATCGACTCGCCCGTCGCCGCCTACCTCGGGATGAAACGCGGCGCGCCGATTATCCCGGTCTACCTCGACCTCGGCCCGTTCGGCGGCCCCGACCACGAAGCGCGCGCCGTCGAAACCGTCCGCCGCCTCGCCGATTTCGCGCCGAACTACGACATGACCGTCCGCCGCGTTGCTGCCGGCGAGTACGCGCAGCGCCTCCACGACGAGGTCGGCAAGACGAGAATGCTCTCCTACCGCCGCTTCATGTACATGGTCGCCGAGGAGATCGCCCACGAGACCGGGGCCGTCGGCATCGTCACCGGCGAGGCTATCGGGCAGAAGTCGAGTCAGACGACGACGAACCTCGGCGTCGTCGACCGCGCCACCAGCCTCCCCGTCCACCGCCCGCTCCTCACGATGGACAAACAGGAGATTATCGCGCTCGCCCGCGACCTCGACACCTATCGCGACTCCACGATGAACGTCGGTTGCGAGCGCCTCGCACCGAACAGCCCGGAGACGAAGGGCTCGCACGCCGCCACCATCGACGCCGAACCCGACGCCCTCCCCGAGTGGGCGCGAGCGGCCGCCCAGTCAGCGACCACTATCGACCCCCGTGGCGAGCTCGGCGAGGTGGACGCGCGGTGA
- a CDS encoding ring-cleaving dioxygenase gives MAEPNPTPGIHHVTCIAGDPQENLDFYVGTLGLRLAKRSINQDDPSTYHFFFTDAEGTPGTSMTFFPWEDMRQGKVGSGQVSRTAFRVPEGSLDYWEGRFDTYGVDYDDRVERFGETVLPFRDPDGLPVELVEVEIPDDDPTVPWTEFVPEEHAIRGFHSVTLWLADTQPTEELLGVMGFEEVGEEEAEGDTPGDVRTRFEATGKVGRYVDVLPTIQGGRQGHGTVHHVAFQTPTDDDQDAMRNAVRSRGLNPTPQIDRHWFRSVYFREHGGVLFELATREPGYTADEPLDDLGGRLVLPGKFEAQRDQIEAGLTDITIPEPENVEAEN, from the coding sequence ATGGCAGAACCGAACCCCACGCCGGGGATTCATCACGTGACGTGCATCGCGGGCGACCCGCAGGAGAACCTCGACTTCTACGTCGGGACGCTCGGCCTCCGCCTCGCGAAGCGCTCCATCAATCAGGACGACCCCTCGACCTACCACTTCTTCTTCACGGACGCGGAGGGGACGCCGGGGACGAGCATGACGTTCTTCCCCTGGGAGGACATGCGGCAGGGGAAGGTCGGCTCCGGGCAAGTGTCTCGAACGGCGTTCCGCGTGCCCGAGGGCAGCCTCGACTACTGGGAGGGCCGCTTCGACACCTACGGCGTCGACTACGACGACCGCGTCGAGCGCTTCGGCGAGACCGTCCTCCCCTTCCGCGACCCGGACGGCCTCCCCGTCGAACTCGTCGAAGTCGAAATTCCCGACGACGATCCAACCGTTCCGTGGACGGAGTTCGTCCCCGAGGAGCACGCTATCCGCGGCTTCCACTCCGTGACGCTCTGGCTCGCCGACACCCAGCCCACCGAGGAACTCCTCGGCGTCATGGGCTTCGAGGAGGTCGGCGAGGAGGAAGCCGAGGGCGACACGCCCGGCGACGTCCGCACGCGCTTCGAAGCCACCGGGAAAGTCGGAAGATACGTCGACGTCCTCCCGACCATCCAGGGCGGCCGGCAGGGCCACGGCACCGTCCACCACGTCGCCTTCCAGACCCCCACGGACGACGACCAGGACGCGATGCGGAACGCCGTCCGCTCGCGCGGCCTCAACCCCACCCCGCAGATCGACCGCCACTGGTTCCGCTCCGTCTACTTCCGCGAACACGGCGGCGTCCTCTTCGAACTCGCCACCCGCGAACCGGGATACACCGCCGACGAACCCCTCGACGACCTCGGCGGCCGCCTCGTCCTCCCCGGTAAGTTCGAAGCCCAGCGCGACCAGATCGAAGCCGGCCTCACCGACATCACCATCCCCGAACCCGAAAACGTCGAAGCCGAGAACTGA